A window of Rhododendron vialii isolate Sample 1 chromosome 13a, ASM3025357v1 contains these coding sequences:
- the LOC131313814 gene encoding uncharacterized protein LOC131313814, translating to MDSTIMFLCKYGLQILPVMLSGGGRLKDVLSSIRNRWENLSVGGFSVSYAYEDGYCALHNETDFESMLFLFSNCDRINAKVDENKHSSRLIVGSTINEVGNVDEVVDDELEYVDRMDPAEKYCKHAEPRYLTEAWAHLIEGVGQEFPLGVKEFRQDLAKYAIENGFMYRLVKNDNIRVIAVCVIVGCGWYVHAILNRTNGVFHITKCHNEHNCGSTYRTNKHKRVSSRLVTNEIAGIVEKKPKTSPIEMMDMFTDKYGLDLCYHSAWLGVEKARGGLYGDYEGSFDRLRWYVEAARATNPGSVLRLESDPVTKEFSRLFVSFDACIKGFNYCRPFLCLDATHLKGRFKGSLLAATGKDANQCLFPVAYAICDAENEANWTWFLGLLKSTMSTRPITFITDRNAGLVNNIPVMFPSCHHAYYLYHIQFNLKDHFPGRFRKGFWNRLVELFNKCAYASSVSVYKAAEEDFYQFGGDKARTFIASVPKEHWSNAYFEGQRYGEMSSSAVESFNNWILKARKMPVFYLVDELRRKIMRQMAAKRVKSMKWNSVICPKMDKKLAHFIKKGRSWRIIMSKGGLYEVRCCIPKVVSVEEMTCSCGNWQSTGFMCRHAATVIIKVCGGEGNLVDHMDPLYLFDAYRRTYEEPIYPVVESDIPDFTKESDRVINPPRNRRPAGRPKVKRIRSRGEESYTRPNKCGRCHKATKHNRRTCKEPSDI from the exons ATGGATTCAACAATCATGTTtctttgtaagtatgggttgcAGATTCTTCCGGTGATGTTATCGGGTGGTGGTAGGTTGAAGGATGTCTTAAGCAGTATTCGTAATAGGTGGGAAAATCTGTCTGTTGGTGGGTTTTCTGTTTCATATGCTTATGAGGATGGATATTGTGCTCTTCATAATGAAACTGATTTTGAGAGCATGcttttcttgtttagtaattgtGATCGCATAAACGCGAAGGTTGATGAGAATAAACATAGTAGCAGGTTAATTGTTGGTAGTACTATTAATGAAGTGGGTAATGTTGATGAAGTGGTTGATGATGAGTTAGAATATGTGGATAGAATGGACCCCGCGGAAAAGTATTGTAAACATGCTGAGCCTAGGTATTTGACTGAAGCTTGGGCTCATTTGATAGAGGGTGTTGGACAGGAATTTCCATTAGGTGTGAAGGAGTTCAGGCAGGATCTGGCTAAATATGCGATTGAGAATGGCTTTATGTACCGTTTGGTGAAAAATGACAATATTAGGGTGATAGCTGTTTGTGTTATTGTAGGGTGTGGATGGTACGTGCATGCTATTTTAAATAGAACCAATGGAGTATTTCATATTACAAAGTGTCATAATGAGCATAATTGTGGTTCAACGTACCGAACCAATAAGCATAAGCGTGTCTCATCCCGTTTGGTTACGAATGAGATAGCTGGGATTGTCGAGAAGAAACCCAAGACTTCACCTATCGAGATGATGGATATGTTTACGgacaagtatggtcttgatctGTGCTATCATAGTGCTTGGTTAGGTGTTGAAAAGGCAAGAGGGGGATTATATGGAGATTATGAAGGTTCATTCGATAGGCTTCGGTGGTACGTTGAAGCTGCAAGGGCTACGAATCCGGGGAGCGTTTTGAGGCTTGAATCTGATCCTGTAACAAAGGAGTTTTCGCGACTGTTTGTGTCTTTTGACGCTTGTATCAAGGGGTTCAACTACTGTCGGCCTTTTTTGTGTCTTGATGCGACCCATCTGAAAGGTAGATTCAAAGGATCACTCCTTGCCGCAACAGGGAAAGATGCAAATCAAT GTCTATTCCCCGTAGCTTATGCAATTTGTGATGCTGAAAATGAAGCTAATTGGACTTGGTTTCTTGGCCTTTTAAAGAGTACAATGTCCACTCGTCCTATTACCTTTATTACTGATCGTAATGCAGGTCTTGTCAACAACATTCCTGTTATGTTCCCCAGTTGTCATCATGCATACTATCTCTATCACATACAGTTTAACTTGAAGGATCACTTCCCGGGACGGTTTAGAAAAGGTTTTTGGAACAGGCTCGTTGAATTGTTCAACAAATGTGCATATGCTTCATCGGTGTCGGTTTACAAAGCTGCTGAGGAAGATTTTTACCAATTTGGCGGAGATAAAGCTAGGACCTTTATTGCGAGTGTCCCCAAAGAGCATTGGAGTAACGCGTATTTCGAAGGTCAACGGTATGGTGAGATGAGCTCTAGTGCTGTGGAGTCGTTTAATAATTGGATTCTTAAAGCTCGGAAAATGCCTGTATTTTATTTAGTTGATGAGCTTCGTCGCAAAATTATGAGGCAAATGGCTGCTAAGAGAGTAAAGTCGATGAAATGGAATTCAGTGATTTGTCCGAAGATGGATAAGAAGTTAGCTCACTTTATCAAGAAAGGAAGGTCGTGGAGGATCATTATGTCAAAGGGTGGTTTGTACGAGGTACGCTGTTGTATCCCAAAGGTAGTATCTGTTGAGGAAATGACTTGCTCTTGTGGTAATTGGCAATCTACCGGTTTCATGTGTAGGCATGCTGCAACGGTTATTATAAAAGTTTGTGGAGGGGAAGGAAATTTGGTGGACCATATGGATCCGTTATACCTTTTTGATGCGTATCGGCGTACATATGAAGAACCCATATATCCGGTTGTAGAGAGTGACATTCCCGATTTTACGAAGGAAAGTGACCGGGTTATAAACCCTCCACGGAATAGGCGGCCAGCGGGTAGGCCCAAAGTTAAACGCATTCGTTCAAGGGGTGAAGAGTCATATACCAGGCCTAATAAATGTGGGAGGTGCCACAAGGCCACAAAGCACAATCGAAGAACATGCAAGGAGCCAAGCGATATATGA